From the Acidobacteriota bacterium genome, one window contains:
- the rsmH gene encoding 16S rRNA (cytosine(1402)-N(4))-methyltransferase RsmH, which yields MERATHVPVLLDEVRTLLEPGRGGTFVDCTLGLGGHSRMLLESGATRVIGIDRDTDAIAIAKESLAEFGDRVTFVHADYREVAEVLDAQGLIEVAGLLADLGVSSMQLDADGRGFSFKRDEPLDMRMDRSRGETAADLLDRVDETELADVIYRFGEERRSRQVARAIVMARGQSPITTTGRLAEIVRRGVAARGWQRIDPATRTFQALRIWVNRELDELDAFIGRAASRLQVGGRLAMISFHSLEDRVVKHTLRDLARGDDAAIKVLTKHPVIAGDAEAAVNPRARSAKLRAAVRIR from the coding sequence GTGGAGCGAGCAACGCACGTTCCGGTTCTGCTCGACGAGGTGCGGACGCTGCTCGAACCCGGGCGCGGCGGCACGTTCGTCGACTGCACGCTCGGTCTCGGCGGGCACTCGCGCATGCTGCTCGAGAGCGGCGCGACCCGCGTGATTGGGATCGATCGCGACACGGATGCGATCGCGATCGCGAAGGAGTCGCTGGCGGAGTTCGGCGACCGCGTCACGTTCGTGCACGCCGACTACCGCGAGGTGGCCGAGGTGCTCGACGCGCAGGGACTCATCGAGGTGGCGGGCCTGCTCGCCGACCTCGGCGTGTCGTCGATGCAGCTGGACGCGGACGGCCGCGGTTTCAGCTTCAAGCGCGACGAGCCGCTGGACATGCGGATGGACCGCAGCCGCGGCGAGACCGCCGCCGACCTGCTCGACCGGGTCGACGAAACGGAACTGGCCGACGTGATCTATCGCTTCGGCGAGGAACGGCGGTCGCGGCAAGTGGCGCGCGCCATCGTCATGGCGCGCGGGCAGTCGCCGATCACGACCACCGGGCGGCTGGCGGAGATCGTGCGGCGCGGAGTGGCGGCACGCGGCTGGCAGCGGATCGACCCGGCGACGCGCACCTTCCAGGCGCTACGCATCTGGGTCAACCGCGAGCTGGATGAACTCGATGCGTTTATCGGCCGGGCGGCCTCGCGGCTGCAGGTCGGGGGGCGACTCGCGATGATCTCGTTTCACTCACTGGAAGACCGGGTGGTGAAGCACACGTTGCGCGACCTGGCACGGGGCGACGACGCCGCGATCAAGGTGCTGACCAAGCACCCGGTCATCGCGGGCGACGCCGAGGCGGCCGTCAACCCGCGGGCGCGCAGCGCCAAGCTGCGCGCGGCGGTGCGAATCAGGTAA
- a CDS encoding division/cell wall cluster transcriptional repressor MraZ, with protein MLRGNSPAKIDDKGRLKVPNGFRAVIQKDHGPELFVTSLTGQSVRIYPMPVWLDIERRIGQMPSTHPARQKYLDRVNFYGQVAELDPQGRVLIQPRLRDSALMTGEVDVLGQQNYLEVWNHERFVARLLTEPFTDDDARALSDFGI; from the coding sequence GTGCTCCGGGGTAACTCGCCGGCGAAAATTGACGACAAGGGCCGGCTCAAGGTCCCGAACGGCTTTCGCGCCGTGATCCAGAAGGATCACGGCCCGGAACTGTTCGTGACGAGCCTGACGGGGCAGTCTGTACGCATCTATCCAATGCCGGTATGGCTCGACATCGAGCGCCGCATCGGGCAGATGCCCTCCACCCACCCCGCGCGGCAGAAGTACCTCGACCGCGTGAACTTTTACGGCCAGGTCGCGGAACTCGACCCGCAAGGGCGCGTCCTGATCCAGCCCCGGCTGCGCGACAGCGCCCTCATGACGGGCGAGGTCGACGTGCTGGGGCAACAAAACTATCTCGAGGTCTGGAACCACGAACGCTTCGTCGCCCGACTGCTCACCGAGCCGTTCACCGATGACGACGCGCGTGCCCTTTCCGATTTCGGGATCTAG
- a CDS encoding glycosyltransferase family 2 protein gives MAEPQNVTIVVPAFNERESIAAVVTSLLAAAPWREVLVVDDGSTDGTGTAAAAAGARVVTHPYNKGNGAAVKSAIRAATGEWLVIVDGDGQHRAADAMRLVARLGDYDLVIGARSADSQATTGRRIGNAVLNWLATYLTERPIPDLTSGFRAARREYLLEFIHLLPNGFSTPTTTTLAFIKAGYNVAFEPVGALPRVGTSKIRLASDGAKFLLILLKVITIFSPLRIFAPVGAAAFALGFGYGLWNFAYHDRIPNGAVLLLMFSVMVMLVGLVSEQVASLRFEGRR, from the coding sequence ATGGCCGAGCCCCAGAACGTCACCATCGTGGTCCCCGCCTTCAACGAGCGGGAGAGCATTGCTGCCGTCGTCACGAGCCTGCTCGCGGCAGCGCCCTGGCGCGAGGTGCTGGTGGTGGACGATGGCTCGACCGACGGGACGGGGACGGCGGCGGCGGCGGCCGGCGCCCGCGTCGTGACCCATCCCTACAACAAGGGCAACGGCGCCGCGGTGAAGTCGGCGATTCGCGCGGCCACCGGCGAGTGGCTGGTGATCGTCGACGGCGACGGCCAGCACCGCGCCGCCGACGCGATGCGGCTGGTCGCGCGACTGGGCGACTACGACCTGGTGATCGGCGCCCGCTCGGCCGACAGCCAGGCCACCACCGGCCGGCGGATCGGCAACGCGGTGCTCAACTGGCTGGCCACCTACCTGACCGAGCGGCCGATCCCCGATCTCACCTCGGGATTCCGGGCGGCGCGACGCGAATACCTGCTCGAGTTCATTCACCTGCTCCCGAACGGCTTCTCGACACCGACGACGACCACGCTCGCCTTCATCAAGGCCGGATACAATGTGGCGTTCGAGCCCGTCGGCGCGTTGCCGCGGGTCGGCACCTCGAAGATCCGGCTGGCCAGCGACGGCGCGAAGTTCCTGTTGATCTTGTTGAAGGTCATCACCATCTTCAGCCCGCTCAGGATTTTTGCCCCGGTCGGTGCGGCAGCGTTCGCGCTCGGCTTTGGGTACGGGCTCTGGAACTTTGCGTATCACGATCGCATTCCCAATGGCGCGGTGTTATTGCTGATGTTCTCGGTAATGGTCATGCTCGTCGGGCTGGTGTCGGAGCAGGTCGCGTCGTTGCGCTTCGAAGGGCGGCGATAG
- a CDS encoding polyprenol monophosphomannose synthase, whose product MKTLVLVPTYNERENLPILVADILAVPGTEVMVLDDQSPDGTGAVADALAAQYPGRVRVLHRRGPRGLGVSYLEGFRHAIAGDADLVCQMDADLSHDPKYLQAMIQLATDGADLVIGSRYLNGISVVNWPLRRIILSSFANFYIRTVTGLGLRDITTGYRCWRRTSLARLPLDQIVSEGYAFLLDVTFMAANAGLRIVESPIIFIERRQGASKLSSGVLLESLITPWKLILRHGRVGRPPGGPR is encoded by the coding sequence ATGAAGACGCTGGTCCTGGTCCCGACCTACAACGAACGGGAGAACCTGCCAATCCTCGTTGCCGACATCCTGGCGGTGCCGGGCACCGAGGTCATGGTGCTCGACGATCAGTCGCCCGACGGCACCGGCGCGGTGGCCGACGCGCTGGCGGCGCAGTATCCCGGGCGGGTGCGCGTGCTGCATCGCCGCGGACCGCGGGGCCTGGGGGTCTCGTACCTGGAAGGGTTCCGCCACGCGATCGCCGGCGATGCCGACCTGGTCTGCCAGATGGACGCCGACCTGTCGCACGATCCGAAGTACCTGCAGGCAATGATCCAGCTGGCCACCGACGGCGCCGACCTCGTGATCGGCTCGCGCTACCTGAACGGCATCAGCGTCGTCAACTGGCCGCTGCGCCGCATCATCCTCAGCTCGTTCGCGAATTTCTACATCCGCACGGTGACCGGTCTCGGCCTTCGCGACATCACCACCGGCTATCGCTGCTGGCGCCGCACCTCGCTGGCCCGGTTGCCGCTCGATCAGATCGTGTCCGAGGGCTACGCCTTCCTGCTCGATGTCACGTTCATGGCGGCCAACGCCGGCCTGCGCATTGTCGAATCGCCGATCATCTTCATCGAACGCCGCCAGGGGGCGTCGAAGCTGTCGAGCGGCGTGCTGCTCGAGTCGTTGATCACGCCGTGGAAGCTGATCTTGCGGCACGGCCGGGTCGGACGACCTCCGGGGGGACCGCGCTAG
- a CDS encoding glycosyltransferase family 2 protein, with translation MEADLAARPGRTTSGGTALVAAPPSLSVFFPAYNDAGTIASLVISAVQVAGTLTPDFEVIVINDGSQDDTPRILDELARVYPERVRIVHHAHNRGYGGALRSGFAAATKDWVFYTDGDAQYDPAEMVLLWQQMRDGVDWVNGWKISRSDPLHRIVIGRLYHHFVKLLFGLKVRDVDCDFRLMRRSIFDVVRLEKDSGVICLEMMKKFQDAGFRVAETPVRHFHRAHGKSQFFNFPRIARTLADVFKLWWALVIRREHLKDRPR, from the coding sequence GTGGAAGCTGATCTTGCGGCACGGCCGGGTCGGACGACCTCCGGGGGGACCGCGCTAGTGGCGGCGCCGCCCAGCCTGAGCGTGTTCTTTCCCGCCTACAACGACGCCGGCACCATCGCGAGCCTGGTGATCAGCGCGGTGCAGGTCGCCGGCACGCTGACCCCTGATTTCGAAGTAATCGTCATCAACGACGGCAGCCAGGACGACACGCCGCGCATTCTCGACGAGCTGGCGCGGGTGTATCCGGAGCGCGTGCGCATCGTGCACCACGCCCACAACCGCGGCTACGGCGGCGCGCTGCGCTCGGGGTTCGCCGCGGCGACGAAGGACTGGGTGTTCTACACCGACGGCGATGCGCAGTACGATCCGGCGGAGATGGTCCTGCTCTGGCAGCAGATGCGCGACGGCGTGGACTGGGTCAACGGCTGGAAAATCAGCCGCTCGGACCCGCTGCACCGCATCGTGATCGGCCGTCTCTACCACCATTTCGTGAAGCTGCTGTTCGGGTTGAAGGTCCGCGACGTCGATTGCGACTTCCGGCTGATGCGGCGTAGCATCTTCGACGTGGTCCGGCTCGAAAAAGACAGCGGGGTGATCTGCCTGGAGATGATGAAGAAGTTCCAGGACGCCGGCTTCCGGGTCGCCGAAACGCCGGTGCGTCACTTCCATCGCGCCCACGGCAAGTCCCAGTTCTTCAACTTTCCGCGGATCGCCCGCACCCTCGCCGACGTGTTCAAGCTGTGGTGGGCGCTGGTGATTCGCCGCGAGCACCTCAAGGATCGGCCGCGATGA
- a CDS encoding NAD-dependent epimerase/dehydratase family protein, with amino-acid sequence MTPPDFYRGRRVMITGGLGFIGSNLAHRLVGLGADVLLVDSLIPDYGGNLFNLSGIESRVRVNVADVRQASTMNYLVRDREVIFNLAGQVSHIDSMRDPHTDLDINCRSQLTLLEACRHHNPAAKVVYASTRQIYGRPDTLPVTERQLVRPTDVNGINKAAGEYYHLVYNNVFGVRACALRLTNVYGPRQLLRHNRQGFIGWFIRLVLEDREIEVFGDGSQVRDFVYVDDAVEAFVAAGASDAVNGEAFNVGGDEHLAHRDLVALLVELAGQGRYRFVDWPPEKKVIDIGSFYADSTLFMTRTGWAPTVRLRDGFARTLAYYRAHMAHYVDPGSV; translated from the coding sequence ATGACGCCGCCGGACTTCTACCGCGGCCGGCGGGTGATGATCACCGGCGGGCTCGGCTTCATCGGCAGCAACCTGGCGCACCGCCTGGTCGGGCTCGGCGCCGACGTGCTGCTGGTCGACTCGCTGATCCCCGATTACGGCGGCAACCTCTTCAACCTCAGCGGTATCGAGTCGAGGGTGCGCGTGAACGTGGCCGACGTGCGGCAGGCCAGCACCATGAACTACCTGGTCCGCGATCGCGAGGTGATCTTCAACCTCGCCGGCCAGGTGAGCCACATCGACAGCATGCGCGACCCGCACACGGATCTCGACATCAACTGCCGCAGCCAGCTGACGCTGCTCGAAGCGTGCCGCCATCACAACCCGGCGGCCAAGGTGGTCTACGCCAGCACCCGCCAGATCTACGGACGCCCCGACACCTTGCCGGTGACCGAACGGCAGCTCGTCAGGCCCACCGACGTCAACGGGATCAACAAGGCCGCCGGCGAGTACTACCACCTGGTCTACAACAATGTGTTCGGCGTGCGCGCGTGCGCCCTGCGCCTGACCAACGTCTACGGCCCGCGCCAGCTGCTGCGGCACAACCGCCAGGGATTCATCGGCTGGTTCATCCGCCTCGTGCTCGAGGACCGCGAAATCGAAGTGTTCGGCGACGGCTCGCAGGTGCGCGACTTCGTCTACGTGGACGATGCGGTGGAGGCGTTCGTCGCGGCCGGCGCCAGCGACGCCGTGAACGGCGAAGCCTTCAACGTGGGCGGCGACGAACACCTCGCGCATCGCGACCTGGTCGCCCTGCTCGTCGAGCTGGCGGGCCAGGGCCGCTACCGCTTCGTCGACTGGCCGCCGGAGAAGAAGGTGATCGACATCGGCAGCTTCTACGCCGACTCGACGCTGTTCATGACCCGCACCGGCTGGGCGCCGACGGTGCGGCTGCGTGACGGCTTCGCGCGGACACTGGCGTACTACCGCGCGCACATGGCCCACTATGTCGACCCTGGTTCCGTTTAA
- a CDS encoding DegT/DnrJ/EryC1/StrS family aminotransferase: protein MSTLVPFNALRPGADAAVVRAAIDRVIASGWFVLGPEVEAFEAEFAAASQAPYAVGVGTGTDAITLILRALDIGPGDEVITPPLSAAYSALAVMMAGARPVFADIDPERLTLDPRAAEAAITSRTKAIMPVHLYGQAADMLAFAAIAARHGLALVEDAAQAHLATAGGQPVGTIGIAGATSFYPTKNLGALGDGGAVLTRDAQLAARIKRLRNGGQTSRYHHLEAGANSRLDEMQAAILRARLPLLPGWTARRRAIAAGYRAAAVPQSLTVPRQFDEGHVYHLFPVLTPDRDAFQAHCTAQGVETLIHYPVPIPRQPALAPTSPAMCPVADRICHEVVSLPMYPGLSDDQVAAVAQAFSSFNGRDGRTGV, encoded by the coding sequence ATGTCGACCCTGGTTCCGTTTAACGCGCTCCGTCCAGGCGCCGACGCCGCCGTCGTCCGGGCCGCGATCGATCGCGTGATTGCGAGCGGCTGGTTCGTGCTGGGACCGGAGGTCGAGGCGTTCGAGGCCGAGTTCGCCGCTGCCAGCCAGGCGCCTTACGCGGTCGGCGTCGGCACGGGCACCGACGCGATCACCCTGATCCTGCGCGCACTCGACATCGGGCCCGGCGATGAAGTGATCACGCCGCCGCTGTCGGCCGCGTATTCGGCGCTCGCGGTGATGATGGCCGGCGCCCGGCCGGTGTTCGCCGACATCGATCCCGAGCGCCTGACCCTGGATCCGCGCGCCGCGGAAGCGGCCATCACCTCGCGCACGAAGGCGATCATGCCGGTGCACCTGTACGGGCAGGCGGCGGACATGCTCGCGTTTGCGGCCATCGCTGCGCGGCATGGCCTCGCGCTCGTCGAGGACGCGGCGCAGGCACACCTCGCGACGGCCGGCGGCCAGCCGGTCGGCACCATCGGCATTGCCGGCGCGACCAGTTTTTATCCGACGAAGAATCTCGGCGCCCTCGGTGACGGTGGCGCCGTGCTCACGCGCGACGCGCAGCTCGCCGCGCGCATCAAGCGGCTGCGCAACGGCGGCCAGACGTCGCGCTATCACCACCTCGAAGCCGGCGCCAACAGCCGCCTCGACGAAATGCAGGCCGCCATCTTGCGAGCGCGCTTGCCACTGCTGCCGGGCTGGACGGCGCGGCGCCGCGCGATTGCGGCCGGCTATCGGGCCGCCGCCGTGCCGCAATCGCTGACGGTGCCGCGCCAGTTCGACGAAGGGCACGTCTACCACCTGTTCCCGGTACTGACGCCGGACCGCGATGCTTTCCAGGCCCACTGCACGGCCCAAGGCGTCGAAACGCTGATCCATTACCCGGTGCCCATCCCCCGGCAGCCGGCGCTTGCCCCAACCAGCCCAGCCATGTGCCCGGTGGCCGACCGCATTTGCCACGAAGTCGTGTCGTTGCCGATGTATCCGGGCCTGTCAGACGACCAGGTGGCGGCGGTTGCGCAGGCGTTTTCGTCGTTTAACGGCCGAGACGGCCGCACCGGCGTCTGA
- a CDS encoding GatB/YqeY domain-containing protein — translation MSLEQTLSADIVTAMRAKDATRLTALRMLKTALTNKSIEKGRALEAAEELQVVSMLVKQRRDSIEQFTKGGRVDLADKEQAEIAVLDAYLPAAASDDEIAAAVAAAVVETGASTAKDMGKVMKAAIAALAGKTVDGKKVNDAVRRSLG, via the coding sequence ATGTCGTTAGAACAAACGCTCAGTGCCGACATCGTGACGGCGATGCGGGCGAAAGATGCGACGCGGCTCACGGCCCTGCGCATGCTGAAGACCGCGCTCACCAACAAGAGCATCGAGAAAGGGCGTGCGCTCGAGGCTGCCGAGGAGCTGCAGGTCGTGTCGATGCTGGTCAAGCAACGGCGCGACTCGATCGAGCAGTTCACCAAGGGCGGACGGGTCGACCTCGCCGACAAGGAGCAGGCCGAAATCGCCGTGCTCGACGCCTACCTGCCGGCCGCGGCCAGCGACGACGAGATTGCGGCAGCGGTGGCCGCGGCGGTCGTTGAGACCGGCGCCAGCACCGCGAAGGACATGGGCAAGGTGATGAAGGCGGCGATCGCGGCGCTCGCGGGCAAGACCGTCGACGGCAAGAAGGTCAATGACGCCGTGCGCCGGTCCCTCGGTTAG
- the murJ gene encoding murein biosynthesis integral membrane protein MurJ — protein sequence MPDSQPRLARSAGVFGLATFASRILGLVRDQVLAFYFGAESTADAFRVAGRIPNLVRDLFAEGAMSAAFVPTFTRQLTLHGRERAWTLSSSVINSLILVTSVLVLAGIVFAEPLVRTFAPEFSKVPGQVELTVHLTRIMLPFLTLVAVAAALMGMLNSLGHFFVPALSPAMFNVAVVAIAIVFIPLAPSFGIEPITMVAIATLVGGIGQLLIQWPPLRKEGFRYRPIIDVRDEGLHRVLLLMGPGTIGMATTQINVFVNTMLATSAGTGAVTYLDLAFRLMYLPIGLFGVSIAAASTPAVSRLVAEGNFARIRSTLAGAISLMLLLNVPATVGLIVLAQPIVAVIFERGRFTAADTMATAAALQFYALGLVGYSIVRIVTPTFYSLQKSRIPVMVSMASVVVNVALNWWLVGVLGFRGLALGTATTALLNAGVQLWLVRRELSGIDGHRIIGSLVRIVAAAAAMGGGAWGANELLTQWLPGQSLALQVIRLTLSIGFALLTLATASQVLRIPEFGEARDLVIGRFKRMAR from the coding sequence ATGCCCGACTCCCAACCACGCCTGGCCAGGTCTGCCGGGGTCTTCGGGCTGGCCACTTTCGCAAGCCGTATACTCGGGCTGGTTCGGGATCAGGTTCTCGCCTTCTACTTCGGCGCCGAAAGCACGGCCGACGCGTTTCGGGTGGCGGGCCGCATTCCCAACCTGGTCCGCGACCTGTTTGCCGAAGGCGCCATGAGCGCGGCGTTTGTGCCGACTTTCACAAGGCAGCTGACGCTTCATGGGCGCGAGCGGGCCTGGACCCTGTCCAGTTCGGTCATCAACTCCCTGATCCTGGTCACCAGCGTCCTCGTCCTGGCCGGCATCGTCTTCGCCGAACCGCTGGTACGGACCTTCGCGCCGGAGTTCAGCAAGGTGCCCGGCCAGGTCGAGCTGACCGTTCACCTGACGCGCATCATGCTGCCGTTCCTGACGCTGGTGGCCGTGGCCGCGGCGTTGATGGGCATGCTCAACTCGCTCGGACACTTCTTCGTCCCGGCGTTGTCGCCGGCGATGTTCAATGTTGCGGTCGTCGCCATCGCGATCGTGTTCATCCCGCTGGCACCGTCGTTCGGCATCGAACCGATCACCATGGTCGCGATCGCCACGCTCGTCGGCGGCATCGGCCAGTTGCTGATCCAATGGCCGCCCCTTCGCAAGGAGGGTTTCCGCTACCGCCCGATCATCGACGTCCGCGATGAAGGCCTGCACCGCGTGTTGCTGCTGATGGGGCCCGGCACCATCGGCATGGCGACGACACAGATCAATGTGTTCGTCAACACCATGCTGGCGACCAGCGCGGGCACCGGCGCGGTGACCTACCTGGATCTCGCGTTCCGGCTGATGTACCTGCCGATCGGCCTGTTCGGCGTGTCGATTGCCGCCGCGTCCACGCCGGCGGTGTCGCGGCTGGTGGCGGAAGGCAACTTCGCCCGCATCCGCTCCACGCTGGCCGGCGCGATCTCGTTGATGCTGCTGCTGAACGTGCCGGCGACGGTCGGCCTGATCGTGCTGGCACAGCCGATCGTCGCGGTCATCTTCGAGCGCGGCCGGTTCACCGCGGCCGACACGATGGCGACCGCCGCGGCCCTGCAGTTCTACGCGCTGGGACTGGTGGGCTACTCGATCGTGCGCATTGTCACGCCGACCTTCTACTCGTTGCAGAAGAGCCGCATCCCGGTGATGGTGAGCATGGCCTCCGTGGTCGTGAACGTCGCCCTCAACTGGTGGCTGGTCGGCGTGCTCGGCTTCCGCGGCCTGGCGCTCGGCACCGCCACGACCGCCCTGCTGAACGCGGGCGTGCAGTTGTGGCTCGTGCGCCGCGAGTTGAGCGGCATCGACGGTCACCGCATCATCGGTTCGCTGGTCCGGATCGTCGCCGCGGCCGCCGCGATGGGGGGAGGCGCGTGGGGCGCGAACGAGCTGCTGACCCAGTGGCTGCCGGGCCAATCGTTGGCGCTGCAGGTCATCCGCTTGACCCTCAGCATCGGGTTCGCCCTGCTGACGCTGGCGACCGCATCGCAGGTGCTGCGCATCCCCGAGTTCGGCGAGGCACGAGACCTCGTGATCGGACGCTTCAAGAGGATGGCCAGGTGA
- a CDS encoding MFS transporter, with the protein MKDRGWLGLHTSIWKIASTHVVVDGYTNIYAPLLPLLIPHLGMSLATAGTVAMCFQLANSVSQLGFGALADRWRPRLLVMAGPLVAVVLLSFIGLATSPFMLGVILVAGGLGGAAFHPPAAALVYRLSDHRKGLAMSTHLSGGSLGFSAAPILFAPFIAFMGLQWSPLIMIPGLLALAWTLRHVPTFTLPAAHERSTWKSLRPAAVPLSLLYFTIVLRTATSYGFMTFTPTLLTQQGYSIGEASLAVSLYLFASGIGGFIGGPLADRVGPRRVIVWSLVAAVPFMATAPWLSPLGFTVMLAIGGLLLQSTLPISVTFAQSFVKGGAATVSSLMMGFAWGVGSLAVPLIGAGADRFGIERTLATLAFLPLVAAALAAGLPATGAARRAPGTPLEALP; encoded by the coding sequence GTGAAGGACCGCGGCTGGCTGGGTCTGCACACCTCGATCTGGAAGATCGCCTCGACCCACGTCGTCGTCGACGGCTACACGAACATCTACGCGCCGCTGTTGCCGTTGCTGATCCCGCACCTGGGCATGTCGCTCGCGACCGCCGGTACGGTCGCGATGTGTTTCCAGCTGGCCAACTCGGTGTCGCAGCTGGGCTTCGGCGCGCTGGCCGATCGCTGGCGCCCGCGGCTGCTGGTGATGGCCGGCCCACTGGTCGCAGTCGTCCTGTTGAGCTTCATCGGGCTGGCGACGTCGCCGTTCATGCTGGGCGTGATCCTGGTGGCGGGGGGCCTCGGCGGCGCGGCGTTCCACCCGCCGGCGGCGGCGCTGGTCTACCGTTTGTCCGACCATCGCAAGGGTCTCGCGATGTCGACGCACCTGTCGGGTGGCTCGCTTGGTTTCTCCGCGGCGCCGATCCTGTTCGCGCCGTTCATCGCCTTCATGGGCCTGCAATGGTCGCCGCTGATCATGATTCCCGGCCTGCTCGCGCTGGCGTGGACCCTGCGGCACGTGCCCACGTTTACGCTGCCCGCCGCGCACGAACGCTCGACCTGGAAGTCGCTGCGCCCGGCGGCGGTGCCGCTGTCACTGCTCTATTTCACGATCGTGCTCCGCACGGCGACCAGCTACGGCTTCATGACGTTTACGCCGACGCTGCTGACGCAGCAGGGGTACTCGATCGGCGAAGCCAGCCTGGCGGTGTCGCTGTACCTGTTTGCCAGCGGCATCGGCGGGTTCATCGGCGGTCCGCTCGCCGACCGTGTCGGGCCACGGCGGGTGATCGTGTGGTCGCTCGTGGCCGCGGTCCCATTCATGGCCACGGCGCCGTGGCTGTCGCCGCTCGGCTTCACCGTCATGCTGGCGATCGGCGGCCTGCTGCTGCAGTCGACGCTGCCGATCAGCGTGACCTTCGCGCAAAGCTTCGTGAAGGGCGGCGCCGCCACGGTGTCGTCGTTGATGATGGGGTTTGCGTGGGGTGTCGGCAGCCTCGCCGTCCCGCTGATCGGAGCCGGCGCCGACCGGTTCGGGATCGAGCGGACCCTGGCCACGCTGGCCTTCCTGCCGCTGGTGGCGGCGGCGCTGGCGGCCGGGCTGCCGGCGACCGGCGCGGCGCGCCGCGCCCCGGGAACGCCGCTCGAGGCGCTCCCGTAG
- a CDS encoding rhomboid family intramembrane serine protease, protein MARYPSASGASFSFGPGRMTPAVKLLVIINVVMFVLNLIVPAMTLRLGLEPRAVFEDFAVWQPVTYMFLHSTGGVGHVLINMLSLWMFGTELERTWGTRFFTKYYFVTGIGAAVTSLLLSLFVDGIYYSVTVGASGAIYGLLLGYGMYFPNRPIYLYFIFPIPAKYFVMIVGAIAFFSALGGPGGGVAHAAHLGGLVVGYLYLKGLRVRPLDGLKYRWLRWKMGRARSKFDVYSGGRASDDDWKSDWKKHIH, encoded by the coding sequence ATGGCTCGTTATCCCTCTGCTTCGGGCGCTTCGTTCTCGTTCGGGCCGGGCCGCATGACGCCGGCGGTCAAGCTGCTCGTCATCATCAACGTGGTGATGTTCGTGCTCAACCTGATCGTGCCGGCCATGACCTTGCGGCTCGGCCTCGAACCACGCGCGGTGTTCGAGGACTTCGCCGTCTGGCAACCCGTCACCTACATGTTCCTGCACAGCACCGGCGGGGTCGGCCACGTGCTGATCAACATGCTCTCGCTGTGGATGTTCGGGACCGAGCTCGAGCGCACGTGGGGCACGCGGTTCTTCACGAAGTACTACTTCGTGACCGGCATTGGGGCGGCGGTCACCAGCCTGCTGCTGTCGCTGTTCGTCGACGGCATCTACTACTCGGTCACCGTTGGCGCCTCGGGCGCCATCTACGGGCTGCTGCTCGGCTACGGCATGTATTTTCCGAACCGGCCGATCTATCTCTATTTCATCTTTCCGATCCCGGCGAAGTACTTCGTCATGATCGTCGGCGCGATCGCCTTCTTCTCGGCGCTCGGCGGGCCGGGCGGCGGGGTCGCCCACGCCGCGCACCTGGGCGGGCTGGTGGTCGGCTACCTGTACTTGAAGGGGCTGCGGGTCCGCCCGCTGGATGGATTGAAGTACCGGTGGCTGCGGTGGAAGATGGGCCGCGCGCGCAGCAAGTTCGACGTCTATTCCGGCGGCCGCGCGTCAGACGACGACTGGAAGAGCGACTGGAAGAAGCACATCCACTAA
- a CDS encoding cupin domain-containing protein, translating into MPSPSVRLYRWDEIALEKVTEMISRKIITGEREMVTQIYLKRGALVPMHSHESEQMTYVLQGGLRFVINGEEITVREGEVLHIPSWLPHQAEAIDDTFEMDIFSPIRQDWLDGTDSYFHDKK; encoded by the coding sequence ATGCCTTCACCATCCGTACGCCTCTATCGCTGGGACGAGATCGCGCTCGAAAAAGTCACCGAAATGATCTCCCGCAAGATCATCACCGGCGAACGCGAGATGGTTACCCAGATCTACCTCAAGCGTGGCGCGCTCGTGCCCATGCACTCGCACGAAAGCGAGCAAATGACCTACGTCCTGCAGGGCGGGCTGCGATTCGTGATTAACGGTGAGGAGATCACCGTGCGCGAGGGCGAGGTGCTGCACATTCCGTCATGGCTGCCGCACCAGGCCGAGGCCATCGACGACACGTTCGAGATGGACATCTTCAGCCCCATCCGCCAGGACTGGCTGGACGGCACCGACAGCTACTTCCACGACAAGAAATGA